One Methanothermobacter tenebrarum DNA segment encodes these proteins:
- a CDS encoding GAF domain-containing protein: MKSTKEVIIGRLRKKLKDALSIDEIIELLSNIPYFDWVGIYILEGEELILGPYRGPATPHIRIPLNRGVCGRVARTGRASIIDDVLSDDDYLQCNESVKSEIAVPIKKDDRILGVLDVDSNRPAAFDELDKSLLEEVASIVSRLL, translated from the coding sequence ATGAAATCCACTAAAGAGGTTATAATAGGAAGGTTGCGGAAGAAACTTAAAGATGCTTTATCCATCGATGAAATAATAGAATTACTTTCAAATATACCATACTTTGACTGGGTTGGAATATACATTCTAGAGGGTGAGGAACTCATATTAGGCCCATATAGGGGTCCTGCCACGCCACATATCAGGATACCATTAAATAGGGGAGTGTGTGGGAGAGTTGCGAGGACTGGTAGGGCATCTATCATTGATGATGTCCTATCAGATGATGATTATCTTCAGTGTAATGAGAGTGTTAAATCTGAGATAGCTGTCCCTATAAAAAAGGATGATAGGATCCTTGGAGTTCTTGATGTTGACAGTAACAGGCCAGCTGCCTTTGACGAACTTGACAAGAGCCTACTTGAGGAGGTTGCATCAATAGTCTCAAGGCTCCTCTAA
- a CDS encoding UPF0280 family protein, with protein sequence MKENIRIKETRIKLTTDIKDHGLIGFILKERFLLEDYIRRRPYFLTSLEPLSADEGPLIVRMMLKAGLIGGVGPMAAVAGTISELSLYHLMDKGSKYSIIDNGGDIAIINDRKVNIGLYAGDSPLSGEIGFQLKASRKPKGVCTSSGTIGHSISFGRADAVTVFAPRASVADALATSIANAANGDRDYEAVENALEKAESFRDYFQGVLVVVGENAGIIGKIPKLVKTDKKVTIGELWDV encoded by the coding sequence ATGAAGGAGAATATAAGGATTAAGGAGACTAGGATAAAACTAACCACTGACATAAAGGATCATGGTCTCATTGGTTTCATATTAAAGGAGAGATTTCTCCTTGAAGATTATATAAGGCGTAGACCCTATTTTCTCACATCCCTTGAACCATTATCAGCTGATGAAGGGCCCCTCATAGTTAGGATGATGTTGAAAGCAGGCCTGATTGGGGGGGTGGGGCCTATGGCTGCGGTTGCAGGGACAATCTCTGAATTATCACTTTATCATCTTATGGATAAAGGTTCTAAGTATAGTATAATCGATAATGGTGGGGATATAGCCATCATAAATGATAGGAAGGTTAACATTGGATTATATGCTGGTGATTCGCCCCTTTCTGGGGAGATAGGATTCCAGTTGAAAGCTAGTCGAAAACCCAAGGGCGTGTGCACATCCTCAGGTACCATCGGACATTCTATAAGCTTTGGCAGGGCCGATGCAGTGACGGTGTTCGCTCCTAGGGCCAGTGTGGCTGATGCACTTGCAACATCAATCGCCAACGCAGCTAATGGCGATAGAGACTATGAGGCTGTGGAAAATGCCCTAGAGAAAGCTGAAAGTTTCAGGGATTATTTCCAAGGGGTTCTAGTAGTTGTGGGGGAAAATGCTGGTATAATAGGGAAAATACCAAAATTGGTGAAAACAGATAAAAAAGTGACAATAGGAGAGTTATGGGATGTTTAG
- a CDS encoding TIGR01177 family methyltransferase yields the protein MEIALILSGEHKTLPPSEVKSLLEAENTKYKIKYHRDKLMILEIQTDKIPNLSRLAYTHEISQVISKTTPRKFEEKIRSIPWEKIIEDNFAVRAKKIEKTTTDSPIIEKRTGTIIKKSHPHLQVNLESPKTLIRLMIEKDKIFITKRLYKIDKKHFNVAKPHKRPFFYPGSMSPKLARCMVNLSGVRKGERLLDPFCGTGGILIEAGIVGAKIIGADIDPKMIKGTEKNLKYYGIRDYELIMADARSLKLEKPVKAIVTDPPYGISASTRGEKQEKLYKEFLKTAKYNLQEDGRICIATPHYLQLENITDEFKIKEKHAIRMHKSLTRLIYTLEKDSGGSHHCK from the coding sequence ATGGAAATAGCCTTGATACTATCAGGAGAACACAAAACACTACCTCCAAGTGAAGTCAAGAGCCTACTAGAAGCAGAAAATACAAAATACAAGATAAAATATCACAGAGACAAACTAATGATCCTAGAAATCCAAACAGATAAAATCCCCAACCTATCTAGGCTAGCCTATACCCATGAAATATCCCAGGTCATATCTAAGACCACACCCAGAAAATTTGAGGAGAAAATAAGATCCATACCATGGGAAAAAATAATAGAGGACAACTTCGCAGTCAGAGCAAAGAAAATAGAAAAAACAACCACAGATTCGCCAATAATAGAAAAAAGGACAGGCACAATTATAAAAAAGAGCCACCCTCACTTACAAGTAAACCTAGAAAGCCCAAAAACACTAATCCGCCTGATGATAGAAAAGGATAAAATATTTATCACAAAAAGACTTTATAAAATCGACAAGAAACACTTCAACGTTGCAAAGCCCCATAAAAGACCATTCTTTTATCCAGGGTCCATGAGTCCAAAACTTGCCAGATGCATGGTCAACCTTTCAGGTGTCCGAAAAGGGGAAAGACTACTCGACCCCTTCTGTGGAACAGGGGGCATACTCATAGAAGCGGGCATAGTAGGTGCAAAGATTATAGGAGCTGATATAGACCCTAAAATGATTAAAGGGACTGAAAAAAACCTTAAATATTATGGTATAAGAGATTATGAGCTTATAATGGCCGATGCCAGAAGTCTTAAACTTGAAAAACCTGTGAAGGCCATTGTAACTGACCCACCCTATGGGATATCCGCCTCCACCCGGGGAGAAAAACAAGAAAAACTTTATAAGGAATTCCTAAAAACAGCAAAATACAACCTACAAGAAGATGGCAGAATATGCATAGCAACACCACATTACCTTCAACTAGAAAATATAACAGATGAATTCAAAATAAAAGAAAAACATGCTATAAGAATGCATAAAAGCCTTACTAGGCTAATATATACACTAGAAAAAGATTCTGGGGGTTCACATCATTGCAAGTGA
- the cgi121 gene encoding KEOPS complex subunit Cgi121, translated as MKIKILGFKGEIKDINETLNILEGDGIVQLMDARAVAGKEHVLHATTHAIKAFERGENIANDLGLEICLRTAATRQISKALKMVGLKEGPMEICAVLIDSDKLDTLSRMFKRDDSVLRPDESYLKKLYNLTENEIELVGVTGALMERTTLLILES; from the coding sequence ATGAAAATAAAAATTCTAGGATTTAAAGGCGAAATAAAGGATATAAATGAAACGCTAAATATCCTGGAAGGTGATGGTATAGTACAATTAATGGATGCCAGGGCAGTGGCTGGTAAAGAGCACGTGTTACATGCCACAACACATGCAATCAAGGCGTTCGAGAGGGGAGAGAACATAGCAAATGACTTAGGCTTGGAAATATGCTTAAGGACAGCGGCCACAAGACAAATAAGCAAAGCCCTCAAGATGGTGGGCCTCAAGGAGGGGCCAATGGAGATATGCGCAGTCCTCATAGACTCTGATAAATTAGATACATTATCAAGGATGTTCAAAAGAGACGACAGCGTCCTCAGACCAGACGAAAGCTACCTTAAAAAACTTTATAATCTTACAGAGAATGAAATAGAACTTGTAGGTGTTACAGGTGCTCTTATGGAGCGCACAACCCTCCTCATCCTCGAATCATAG
- a CDS encoding peptidase U32 family protein: MMKFSTPLPGDAESLKQIIKELKGSIDEVYMAGPSEYMGSGRATLHSPLLEDIGRQASYAHRHNIKFKLILNSSCLSGQHLTSNGSNIFRKYLEELETLNVDMVIVSDPYLVEMISKELQGLKVGVSCIAHVDSPQRAKFFEDLGADEITVDTNINRHFNLLEAIREATDCKLKVIANEACLYKCPFRYSHFNLFSHITASPQIAIMGDYYFEKCISLRVREPTLIIRSPWIRPEDIPEYEKIGIDMIKISGRANTTQWIIDTMKSYTKGHHKGNLLELLDCPNELRDHFYIPNEKLEGAIKQWKTCKKSCHKCNFCENLAKELILRRRDL, from the coding sequence ATGATGAAGTTTAGCACCCCACTGCCAGGAGACGCAGAATCCCTCAAACAGATCATAAAAGAATTGAAAGGGAGCATAGACGAAGTTTACATGGCAGGCCCATCCGAGTACATGGGCAGCGGCCGGGCAACACTACATTCACCCCTACTAGAGGATATTGGAAGACAAGCATCCTATGCACACCGACACAACATCAAATTCAAACTCATATTAAACTCTTCATGCTTGTCAGGGCAACACCTAACCTCCAATGGTTCTAACATATTCAGAAAGTACCTAGAAGAATTAGAGACCCTAAACGTGGACATGGTCATAGTCTCAGACCCTTACTTGGTGGAGATGATATCAAAGGAACTACAGGGTCTGAAAGTTGGGGTATCATGCATAGCCCATGTGGATTCACCCCAAAGGGCCAAATTCTTCGAAGATTTAGGAGCGGATGAGATAACAGTTGACACGAACATAAACAGACACTTCAACTTATTGGAGGCTATAAGAGAAGCTACAGATTGTAAACTCAAAGTCATAGCCAATGAAGCATGCCTCTACAAGTGCCCGTTCCGTTACTCACACTTTAACTTATTCTCACATATTACTGCTTCACCCCAAATAGCCATCATGGGAGACTATTATTTCGAAAAGTGTATTTCACTACGGGTTAGAGAACCCACCCTCATAATAAGATCCCCGTGGATAAGACCAGAGGATATCCCTGAATATGAGAAGATAGGCATTGACATGATAAAAATTTCCGGCCGGGCAAACACCACACAATGGATAATAGACACCATGAAAAGTTACACCAAAGGACATCACAAGGGCAACCTCCTAGAATTGTTGGATTGCCCAAACGAGTTAAGAGACCACTTCTACATACCGAACGAGAAACTCGAGGGCGCCATAAAACAATGGAAAACTTGCAAGAAATCATGCCATAAATGTAATTTCTGTGAAAACCTCGCCAAGGAATTAATCCTTAGGAGAAGGGATTTATAA
- a CDS encoding DUF5402 family protein yields MNKTLKELSYARDRIEDTLQDLSGRTIFVPEVKIFNMACGCRGLLADLRGLETEEAEVFHKKITRTLKDILGKLGLKVDMIYARNFPGTYMVVGITARRFCGRCKRELGSITSRPDIIVLKG; encoded by the coding sequence ATGAACAAAACCTTGAAAGAGTTGTCCTATGCACGAGATAGGATAGAGGACACACTCCAGGATCTGAGTGGGAGGACAATATTTGTCCCCGAGGTTAAAATATTTAACATGGCATGCGGCTGCAGAGGATTGCTCGCAGACCTCAGAGGCCTTGAAACAGAAGAAGCAGAAGTCTTCCACAAAAAAATAACAAGAACCTTAAAGGATATCCTAGGAAAGTTGGGCCTTAAGGTGGACATGATATATGCGAGAAACTTCCCAGGAACCTATATGGTCGTTGGCATAACCGCCAGAAGATTCTGTGGAAGATGCAAAAGAGAACTTGGGAGTATAACTTCACGCCCAGACATAATAGTACTCAAAGGTTAA
- a CDS encoding PH domain-containing protein has product MILFYILPFAMEAAAKLEYSIASAVRLPLAQIVTWIFLIIILALIIKSIIDLISWRFTKYILTDQRVIIEKGLIHKEMSYIYYDKIVDVVFSQSLLERLVSAGDIQIFGGHEHTPIILENAPNPQRIDKLINQLISGDYEMSKVSRDDKAPREESVLKRHSNKFKRLK; this is encoded by the coding sequence GTGATATTATTCTATATCCTACCATTTGCCATGGAGGCCGCTGCAAAACTCGAATATTCCATAGCATCTGCTGTTAGGCTGCCGCTTGCCCAGATAGTAACATGGATATTCCTAATCATTATATTAGCATTGATCATAAAGTCAATAATAGATCTCATATCCTGGAGGTTTACAAAGTATATTTTAACTGACCAGCGAGTAATCATAGAAAAGGGCCTTATACACAAGGAAATGTCCTACATATACTATGATAAGATAGTGGATGTAGTATTCTCCCAGAGTCTATTAGAGCGTTTAGTATCCGCTGGGGATATTCAAATATTCGGGGGCCATGAACACACCCCTATAATCTTGGAAAACGCCCCTAACCCACAGAGGATAGACAAGTTAATAAATCAGTTAATTTCAGGAGATTATGAGATGTCAAAGGTTTCGAGAGATGATAAGGCTCCAAGGGAAGAGTCGGTGCTCAAAAGGCATTCAAATAAATTCAAAAGATTAAAATAG
- a CDS encoding 2-isopropylmalate synthase: MQVKILDTTLRDGEQTPGVSLTPEEKLRIALRLDDLGVDIIEAGSAITSEGEREALKKIVKEGLNAEICSFARALQVDIDEALKCDVDSIHLVVPTSELHIKDKLQKPPGEVKEKAIDSIEYAKDHGLIVEFSAEDATRSNMQFLKEILEESISAGADRICACDTVGILTPERAYEFYGELSKLKAPLSVHCHNDFGLAVANSLMGLRAGASEVHATINGIGERAGNAALEEIVVALYSLYDVKTNINTKMLYETSKMVARLTGVYIQPNKAIVGENAFAHESGIHVDGILKKAETYEPITPELVGRKRRFVMGKHIGSSALKEKLEEFDFKVDEKQFKQIFERVKNLGDMGKCVTDVDLQAIAEDVLGIVEDKMVNLEEVTVVSGNKLTPTASVKLRINEKEILEAGVGVGPVDAAIVAIKKSLEDFADIKLEEYHVDAITGGTDALIDVIIKLRYKDKIISARSTQPDIIMASVEAFISGVNRLLANEKKKKT; this comes from the coding sequence TTGCAAGTGAAAATATTAGATACAACACTTAGAGACGGTGAACAGACACCGGGAGTTTCATTAACACCAGAAGAGAAACTTAGAATAGCATTAAGATTAGACGATCTCGGTGTGGACATCATCGAAGCAGGATCAGCCATAACATCCGAAGGCGAAAGAGAAGCCCTTAAAAAGATTGTGAAAGAGGGATTAAACGCTGAAATATGTAGTTTTGCACGCGCCCTACAAGTAGATATTGACGAGGCACTAAAATGTGATGTTGACAGCATACACCTAGTAGTCCCAACCTCCGAACTACACATTAAAGATAAACTCCAAAAACCCCCAGGCGAGGTAAAAGAGAAGGCAATAGACTCCATAGAATATGCTAAAGACCATGGATTAATTGTAGAATTTTCAGCCGAGGACGCCACGAGAAGTAACATGCAATTTCTAAAAGAAATACTAGAGGAGAGTATAAGTGCAGGGGCCGATAGAATCTGCGCATGCGACACTGTAGGAATCCTAACACCCGAAAGAGCCTACGAATTCTATGGCGAACTTTCAAAGCTCAAAGCACCGCTAAGCGTGCATTGCCACAACGACTTCGGACTCGCGGTCGCAAATTCACTTATGGGCCTAAGGGCTGGTGCAAGTGAAGTGCACGCAACCATAAATGGTATAGGTGAAAGAGCAGGTAACGCAGCCCTCGAAGAAATCGTAGTAGCCCTTTATTCACTCTATGATGTTAAAACCAACATTAATACAAAAATGTTATATGAAACCTCCAAGATGGTGGCGAGACTCACAGGAGTATACATCCAACCCAACAAGGCCATTGTCGGTGAAAATGCATTCGCCCACGAATCAGGCATACACGTAGATGGTATCCTCAAAAAAGCTGAAACATATGAGCCCATAACACCCGAGCTTGTGGGTCGTAAGAGAAGATTTGTAATGGGCAAGCATATCGGGAGCAGCGCATTGAAAGAAAAGTTAGAAGAATTCGATTTTAAAGTTGATGAAAAACAGTTCAAACAAATATTTGAGAGGGTTAAAAACCTGGGTGACATGGGCAAGTGTGTAACAGATGTGGACCTCCAGGCAATAGCAGAAGATGTGCTAGGCATAGTTGAGGATAAAATGGTGAACCTTGAAGAGGTTACAGTAGTATCAGGCAATAAATTGACGCCAACAGCATCAGTAAAACTAAGAATAAATGAAAAAGAGATCCTAGAGGCTGGTGTGGGCGTGGGACCTGTTGACGCTGCCATAGTAGCCATAAAGAAGAGTTTAGAGGATTTCGCGGATATAAAATTGGAGGAATACCACGTAGATGCTATAACAGGAGGTACCGACGCCCTCATCGACGTGATAATAAAGCTCAGATACAAGGACAAAATCATAAGTGCAAGAAGCACACAACCAGACATTATAATGGCCAGTGTAGAAGCATTTATAAGTGGAGTTAATCGACTACTAGCAAACGAAAAAAAGAAGAAAACATGA
- a CDS encoding Nre family DNA repair protein, which produces MIKSKYLYLEKLTKNIKLRSSNFEKEMEGSTPPSVFIGSYNYPKVYAGPLVTSHGGDVHLMDLPEEWIPKGKTLQDIIGYRLNLVRGKQRVHVKDFDDRLVEKLQEITLAKSPVDSEVLFSHKPRGIQFFGDENPPHGPSAPLEYFEADNVRWDRHLESAYYDTDLRAADAIYELYRTGVPFSSIQKSLSVGALGVESRRKLVPTRWSITACDSILADRLLRRIQTYDIIDSYRVHEFESFKNKYIIILTPTRWRYEWIEVFLGVLGSEKLIFSDHEIGDSKREYSRVGGCYYSSKMAVLDALDREEKQAGAIVLREAYKGYIPLGVFNVRENVKNAMKQAPMEFNTLKGVLKYVGGRLKFELGEYIRESRLLKEADRQASLDEFTKGGIKTIGP; this is translated from the coding sequence ATGATAAAATCAAAGTATCTATACCTTGAAAAGCTTACAAAGAACATTAAACTGAGATCATCAAATTTTGAGAAGGAAATGGAAGGATCCACACCCCCATCAGTTTTTATTGGAAGTTATAATTATCCAAAGGTCTATGCAGGACCCCTTGTAACATCCCATGGGGGTGATGTTCATCTCATGGATCTGCCAGAGGAATGGATACCAAAGGGTAAAACTCTCCAGGATATCATAGGATATCGCCTCAACCTCGTAAGGGGGAAGCAGAGAGTCCATGTTAAAGACTTTGATGACAGATTGGTGGAAAAACTTCAAGAGATAACACTTGCCAAATCCCCTGTTGATAGTGAAGTGCTATTCTCACATAAACCGCGGGGAATACAATTTTTCGGTGATGAAAATCCACCACATGGGCCTAGCGCCCCACTAGAATACTTCGAAGCCGATAATGTGAGATGGGATCGGCATCTTGAAAGTGCCTATTATGATACCGACCTTAGAGCAGCTGATGCAATCTATGAGCTATATAGGACGGGGGTACCATTCTCTTCCATCCAGAAGAGCCTGTCAGTGGGGGCTCTCGGTGTTGAAAGTAGGCGCAAGCTCGTACCCACCCGTTGGTCCATAACAGCCTGTGACAGCATACTAGCAGACAGACTCCTCAGGAGGATCCAAACTTATGATATTATCGATTCCTACCGAGTGCATGAGTTTGAAAGTTTTAAAAACAAGTATATTATAATATTAACACCTACAAGATGGCGGTATGAGTGGATAGAAGTTTTCTTAGGCGTCCTAGGATCGGAAAAGCTTATATTCTCTGATCATGAAATTGGAGATTCGAAAAGGGAATATTCTAGGGTTGGGGGCTGTTATTACAGTTCGAAGATGGCTGTGCTTGACGCCCTTGACCGTGAAGAAAAACAGGCTGGTGCAATAGTATTAAGGGAAGCATACAAAGGTTACATCCCACTGGGAGTGTTCAACGTACGCGAGAACGTGAAAAACGCCATGAAACAGGCCCCCATGGAATTTAACACCCTTAAGGGCGTGTTAAAGTACGTTGGGGGGCGTTTAAAATTCGAACTCGGCGAGTATATAAGGGAAAGCCGCCTCCTCAAGGAAGCTGATAGGCAGGCAAGCCTCGACGAATTCACAAAAGGAGGTATAAAGACTATTGGACCTTAA
- a CDS encoding DegT/DnrJ/EryC1/StrS family aminotransferase — protein MDLKFRRTSKAARRALCRVAMEPSKADKILKEVENRISELTGHNIVKIVNSGNAALLAVMSNLPSPFLIPDEGGWRGFKQIPKFLGKKTITLKTRLGIIEPGELEDTIRENRPSALFLTSFAGYTAEQPVKEIYDICSENGVVLVEDASGSIGDPLGRLCNSEYNDVIIASTGSPKIVNAGGGGFIATSNRGIFKDSVILRILKVDPYLPAAINEELKKAPQTLKKLLEATEYLKSRLERVYHPKRRGVNIIIPTEDPVGDARRLRKIIKVDGGNILTVCPNYDRLKKKALAVEIKNLEVESITKDNLDDLIGCIESMIRG, from the coding sequence TTGGACCTTAAATTTAGAAGAACATCAAAGGCTGCGAGAAGAGCTCTATGCAGAGTCGCGATGGAACCATCCAAAGCAGACAAGATCCTAAAAGAAGTTGAAAATAGAATATCTGAACTGACCGGCCATAATATTGTTAAAATAGTGAACAGTGGGAACGCCGCCTTATTAGCCGTTATGAGCAATCTACCATCACCCTTCCTCATACCAGATGAAGGTGGTTGGAGAGGCTTCAAACAAATCCCCAAGTTCCTCGGTAAAAAAACGATAACATTAAAAACTAGACTTGGCATAATAGAACCAGGAGAACTCGAAGACACAATCAGGGAAAATAGGCCTTCAGCACTCTTTTTAACAAGTTTTGCCGGTTATACGGCTGAACAGCCGGTGAAAGAAATTTATGATATCTGCTCTGAGAATGGTGTGGTTCTCGTCGAAGACGCTTCAGGAAGCATAGGTGACCCCCTCGGCCGTTTATGTAATAGTGAATATAATGATGTTATAATAGCATCAACAGGATCTCCTAAGATAGTTAATGCTGGTGGTGGAGGCTTCATAGCAACCTCTAACCGGGGAATATTCAAGGATAGTGTAATTTTGAGGATTTTGAAAGTTGACCCTTATCTACCAGCAGCAATAAACGAGGAACTTAAAAAGGCACCTCAAACACTTAAAAAACTCCTTGAAGCCACAGAATACCTTAAAAGTAGGCTAGAAAGGGTATATCATCCAAAAAGAAGGGGGGTGAACATAATAATACCCACAGAGGATCCTGTTGGGGATGCTAGAAGACTCCGTAAAATTATAAAAGTGGATGGTGGGAATATTCTAACTGTCTGCCCCAATTATGATCGTTTGAAGAAGAAGGCCCTGGCAGTGGAAATAAAAAATTTAGAGGTTGAATCCATCACAAAGGATAATCTTGATGATCTGATAGGCTGTATAGAGTCTATGATTCGAGGATGA
- a CDS encoding geranylgeranyl reductase family protein, whose translation MWDYDVLVLGAGPIGSTLARLLAERDLKVGLVEKKSIIGLPLQCAGLVSWRIKEVNILPDEFIINRIKGAIIHSPSNHTLKISKDDVEAYVIDRISYDQYLAEEAVSNGVELLKNSKVTKVDYNQGKVTIKGHDILSAPIIVDAMGFKPGQRGFKAKQYLVEFQDTTMDPEFLDLKIDANISPGFLWRIPLSETRARIGFFSESRKSWDFLVKFIKSFSPHFNILKRYYGNIPAPDPNRKLYKGRCIFIGDSAAQVKPTTGGGLILGFKAAKIAAETIEEAINHDDYNILKKYHEKYHEIHDKEIKNQLRIQKTFKLLENDELDNIILKIKEKNLKDIIIEYGDMDNQTPLIQEFLKRGLLTSIIPSFIWKKVTKIWK comes from the coding sequence ATGTGGGATTATGATGTTTTAGTCCTAGGAGCCGGTCCAATCGGGTCCACACTCGCAAGACTTCTAGCAGAAAGGGACCTTAAGGTTGGATTGGTTGAGAAGAAAAGTATAATAGGCTTACCACTCCAATGTGCAGGTTTAGTATCTTGGAGGATAAAAGAGGTTAACATACTACCAGATGAGTTTATAATAAACAGGATAAAAGGAGCGATTATACATTCACCATCAAATCATACTCTAAAAATCTCCAAGGATGATGTGGAAGCTTATGTAATTGACAGGATATCCTACGACCAATACCTAGCAGAAGAAGCTGTCTCCAATGGGGTTGAACTTTTAAAAAACAGTAAAGTGACAAAAGTCGACTATAATCAGGGCAAGGTAACAATAAAGGGGCATGATATACTTTCAGCTCCCATAATCGTCGATGCAATGGGCTTCAAACCTGGACAGAGAGGATTCAAGGCGAAACAATATCTCGTAGAATTCCAGGATACTACAATGGATCCAGAATTCCTCGATTTGAAAATCGACGCAAATATTAGTCCAGGTTTCCTCTGGAGGATACCCCTATCAGAGACAAGGGCGAGGATAGGCTTCTTCTCAGAATCTAGAAAATCCTGGGATTTCCTGGTCAAGTTTATAAAAAGTTTTTCACCCCACTTCAATATACTTAAAAGATACTATGGTAACATACCAGCACCAGACCCCAATAGAAAACTATACAAAGGCAGATGCATCTTTATAGGGGATTCAGCAGCCCAAGTAAAACCAACAACAGGCGGGGGCCTAATACTAGGCTTCAAAGCGGCTAAAATAGCAGCTGAAACAATAGAAGAGGCCATAAACCATGATGATTATAATATACTCAAAAAATACCATGAAAAATACCATGAAATCCACGACAAAGAAATCAAAAATCAGCTCAGAATACAGAAAACCTTTAAACTCCTAGAAAACGATGAACTAGACAATATAATCCTAAAAATAAAAGAAAAAAACCTCAAGGACATCATAATAGAATATGGGGACATGGACAATCAAACACCACTAATACAAGAATTCCTAAAGAGAGGCCTCCTAACATCAATAATACCATCCTTCATCTGGAAAAAGGTGACAAAAATATGGAAATAG
- the guaA gene encoding glutamine-hydrolyzing GMP synthase: protein MFEPSDFIKRAVEDIRERVGDGKAIIALSGGVDSSVASVLASKAIGDRLVAVFVDHGLLREGEVDYVKETFSSRLNLRFIDASERFLEELRGVTDPEEKRRIIGRVFIEVFEEVAEEIGAEYLVQGTIAPDWIESEGKIKSHHNVTLPHGLVLKIVEPLRELYKDEVRILARELGLPDKIIKRQPFPGPGLAVRIIGEITPEKIRICRKANAIVEEEVIGAGLDERLWQYFAVLTDTMATGVKGDMRDFGYLVVLRMVESIDAMTARVPELPWDLIRRISKRITSEIPEVTHVALSVSDKPPSTIEFA, encoded by the coding sequence ATGTTCGAACCATCAGATTTCATAAAAAGGGCAGTGGAGGATATAAGAGAGCGTGTAGGTGACGGTAAGGCTATAATAGCACTCTCTGGGGGTGTTGACAGTTCAGTCGCGTCAGTACTCGCCAGTAAAGCTATAGGGGATAGGCTAGTAGCAGTATTTGTGGATCATGGCCTCCTGAGAGAGGGTGAAGTAGATTATGTTAAAGAGACCTTTAGCAGCCGCCTTAACCTACGTTTCATCGACGCATCAGAAAGATTCTTAGAAGAGCTCAGAGGAGTTACCGACCCCGAAGAAAAGCGCAGGATAATCGGGAGAGTGTTCATAGAAGTCTTTGAAGAGGTTGCGGAGGAAATAGGCGCGGAGTACCTTGTCCAGGGGACGATAGCCCCTGATTGGATTGAAAGTGAGGGGAAGATCAAATCACACCATAACGTGACCCTACCACATGGCCTGGTCCTGAAGATAGTTGAACCCTTAAGGGAACTCTACAAGGATGAAGTCCGTATTCTCGCCAGAGAACTTGGCCTGCCTGATAAGATAATCAAGAGGCAACCATTCCCCGGCCCGGGCCTTGCAGTTAGGATAATAGGTGAGATAACCCCTGAAAAGATTAGGATATGTAGAAAGGCTAATGCTATAGTGGAGGAGGAGGTAATAGGCGCGGGATTAGATGAGAGGCTCTGGCAATACTTCGCGGTACTCACTGATACAATGGCCACAGGCGTGAAAGGTGATATGAGAGACTTTGGCTATCTTGTAGTTTTAAGGATGGTGGAATCAATAGACGCCATGACAGCAAGGGTACCAGAATTACCATGGGACCTAATAAGGAGGATATCTAAACGCATAACCTCTGAAATACCCGAGGTGACACATGTAGCCCTTTCAGTGAGTGATAAGCCTCCAAGCACCATAGAATTTGCATAA